Proteins encoded by one window of Salvia splendens isolate huo1 chromosome 7, SspV2, whole genome shotgun sequence:
- the LOC121810550 gene encoding uncharacterized protein LOC121810550 encodes MEVIEELAYNDGGWSNERSKVHRVASTTDHDPISTLSDKLDAITMRFDCMAMGQPSQGPQRGVEDMNYVQQGGNNRYYNNSRPNYQGGGYNQYGNMGHPNLSYGNPNNTLQRPQGFTVTDGMVNDQNKMTTEDILKSFMIQTNKVMEQNNQRMEKVESDVQGMATHLKNIDIQISQISQTVSANTQSGKFPSNTIINPKDCKAIHLRSGTSYEGPPMPSENEDRVAEKRAEEKELVEENDTVPAEVRIPYPQRVQKKKTDAQFSRFLDIFRKVNLNIPLVEALQEMPTYAKFLKDVLSKKKRWSDYETVNISENCSAIIQKKLQAKLKDPDSFNISCVIGNDKQTKALCDLGASINLMPLSFFRKMKISTLKPTTITLQMADRTVTYPKGIVEDVLVMVHDFIFSVDFVVLDMEEDVNVPLILGCPFLATGKALIDIAKGELTLHMGNKRHILSIYNAMKSREEEELVMKKECKAVHVVEVQKA; translated from the exons ATGGAAGTGATTGAGGAGCTCGCCTATAATGATGGAGGATGGAGTAATGAGAGGAGTAAGGTGCATAGGGTGGCTTCCACTACAGATCATGATCCAATAAGCACCTTATCCGACAAGTTGGATGCTATTACAATGAGATTTGACTGCATGGCGATGGGGCAGCCCTCTCAAGGACCCCAAAGAGGTGTAGAAGATATGAACTACGTGCAACAAGGGGGCAACAACAGGTACTATAATAACTCCCGCCCCAACTATCAGGGTGGAGGTTATAATCAGTACGGGAACATGGGGCATCCCAACCTCTCTTATGGGAACCCCAATAATACTCTGCAACGACCTCAGGGGTTCACAGTTACTGATGGAATGGTTAATGATCAAAATAAGATGACCACAGAGGACATACTCAAGTCCTTCATGATTCAGACTAACAAGGTCATGGAACAGAACAACCAAAGGATGGAGAAAGTTGAATCAGACGTGCAAGGAATGGCCACTCATCTGAAGAATATTGACATACAAATCAGCCAGATTTCCCAAACTGTGAGTGCTAATACTCAATCGGGAAAGTTTCCATCAAATACTATCATCAATCCCAAGGACTGCAAAGCTATACATCTGAGGAGTGGAACAAGCTATGAGGGACCTCCAATGCCATCCGAAAATGAGGATAGAGTAGCAGAAAAGAGAGCTGAAGAGAAGGAATTGGTCGAAGAAAATGATACTGT TCCAGCTGAAGTGAGGATCCCTTATCCTCAACGtgttcagaagaagaagacagatGCTCAGTTTTCAAGGTTCTTAGACATCTTTAGGAAGGTTAACTTGAATATTCCATTGGTGGAGGCACTTCAAGAAATGCCTACATATGCAAAGTTCCTAAAAGATGTGCTCTCCAAGAAGAAGAGGTGGTCTGACTATGAGACGGTGAACATATCTGAAAACTGTAGTGCCATAATTCAGAAAAAGCTACAGGCCAAGCTTAAAGATCCTGACAGTTTCAATATCTCATGCGTCATTGGAAATGACAAACAGACAAAGGCACTTTGTGATCTGGGGGCGAGCATAAATTTGATGCCATTATCGTTTTTCAGAAAGATGAAGATCAGCACTCTCAAGCCGACAACAATCACACTGCAGATGGCAGATAGAACCGTCACCTATCCTAAAGGAATTGTTGAGGACGTTCTTGTGATGGTACACGACTTCATATTTTCCGTCGATTTTGTAGTGTTGGATATGGAAGAAGACGTGAATGTACCGCTTATCCTGGGGTGTCCATTCCTTGCAACGGGAAAAGCATTGATAGATATAGCAAAGGGAGAGCTCACTCTTCATATGGGCAACAAACGCCACATCTTATCTATCTACAATGCTATGAAGAGTCGTGAGGAAGAGGAACTTGTTATGAAGAAGGAGTGCAAAGCTGTGCATGTTGTAGAAGTCCAAAAGGCATAA
- the LOC121811549 gene encoding uncharacterized protein LOC121811549, with protein MEVSIMLFFFPPVNNPYAANAASSSFGQGKLLCSHCGSKDFSNPKLINFVDYSLSDAGPKPEFPQQLISIPQSQLALLPSSSTPSPPVSVAQTSPLSPTQTPFTGSFSGNCDWKG; from the exons ATGGAAGTCTCAATTATGCTATTCTTTTTCCCTCCAGTCAACAACCCATATGCTGCAAATGCTGCCTCCTCAAGTTTTGGCCAAGGAAAGCTTCTGTGTTCTCACTGTGGTTCTAAGGATTTCTCCAATCCTAAACTAATCAATTTTGTGGATTATTCTCTCTCTGATGCAGGTCCAAAACCTGAGTTTCCCCAGCAGCTAATCTCAATACCGCAATCTCAGCTAGCTCTCTTACCATCTTCATCAACACCATCTCCTCCAGTCTCAGTCGCACAAACAAGCCCCCTCTCTCCTACTCAGACTCCATTTACTG GCAGCTTCTCTGGGAACTGTGATTGGAAGGGGTAG